Below is a window of Oncorhynchus clarkii lewisi isolate Uvic-CL-2024 chromosome 19, UVic_Ocla_1.0, whole genome shotgun sequence DNA.
GGTGACAGGAATACGTAGTAAATTTTCCGAAGAACGATGATTTTTATCAACAACCTTTCTCTCCTGAATAAAATGGCACcttatcccctacatagtgcactacttttgaccacagggCTCTTAACTCTTTAAAAGGATTAAGGTGCCTATTCGGATGCAGCCTTAATGGTCAAGGCTTTGATCTGACTGCCCCTCTTTCTCTTCTGGAATAGTCTCATGGAGCGATATTACCCCGGGGTACGATGTCACTATGTCGTTCTTTTCTGCAACATCCTTTGCcgcctcctcttttccttccttcccctcttccttcaccactccctccaccccctccgtGTTCACgcccttcctcctcatcctccgcTCCCTCAAAGCGCAGGGCAGACAATTCACCAGGAAGAGAAGTACGGAGaggcagagaagggagagaactgCCCCGACACCCACCCCCAGCTCTGTATCCTCcagtttcccctccctctctctctccaccccggGAGAGAAGTACACGGCGCTCTCTTCGTGATTTGGGGTCAACACCGCTCTCTCCAGGTCGTTCCTGGCGATCATCCCATCGCCGGCCTTGTCATAGTAGTCGTCACCTTTGACGGTGGTGACGTTCCCTATGATGATGTCATTGTCCAGGAAGTTGCTGTACTTAACGTCCCTGTTCGATGACTCAACCAGCATGTCCGACATGTCGAGCAGCTCAAAGTCCGCCTCCTCGCTTCCCATTGGACGAAGGTCTGTGTCCAGGTTCACCCTGATCCAACCTGATCCTTTAGCCAGCCTCCTGGTCCCGCTTCCTTCTTTCGAATTGGCCAGGTCCCCATCAACGGAGTTCGCCATTGGCTTGCAGGGGGTGACCAGGAGTTCTGCTTTCAGTAAAGGCCCGCCCCCTTCGCCCTGGGCGACGACGCGCAGCAACGGGCCGGGCATCACGGCAACCACGGTCTCTGCCAATGAGGAGAGGCGAAGGGCGAAGGTACCACGGCTGAAGGTGGAGAGCAACGTGGCGCTATCATCACTGAACTGGAGCCAGACACTGATTGACGCttcctggtagagagagagagaaggacaatggagataagggggagggagaaagagagaaatgttcAGTATCATACCATACTGAAGCATACCATACTGAATCATACCATACTGAAGCACAGGTCCTTCCATTGAAGCAAAAATGTCCCACAGAAGTTACTGTTATGTAAAACTAAAACGTTCTAGTGAAGTTAGTGGGTCAAGAAAAAAACTGAACTCACCTGCCCATGGTGGTAGAGGATGTTGTATGCTGTCACTGTTGCCGTGACAACAGCCGGATGGGCAGGGCTTGCATTGATTGACATACCGAGTCCTCCCACAACCTGCACTGAGAGGTCACCTGGGGTCACGGGTTCAGAGGTCACGATGACATCACAGCTACCCAGAACACCGTCCCATTGGCTTGATATGAcctgagagacaagagaggggtgCCAATAAAGGTAGTGTCTTGTTCAAGTTTACTTTCCATAGGtaataaatatatttgagatcTGACCAAATGGAGATTTCATCATTTGTAATGACCACCCCTCAACTAAAATGCACCATGCTATTCAAAATACAACATCATATTACATATTACTCACATGAACTGAAGTTTTCCCCGGGTGTAGACCAATCAGATCGCTCTGCTTGTCGAGGACCGCTACGCGAGGATTCTCTACCCTCAGCCAATTACGGACCATCTCCGTGGCATCCACAAACCAATCAGAGGAGCCCAGCAGGTAGGTCAGCTGACCCTGGCCCCCCTGAGCACTGAACTGGGTCAGAACCTGAACGGTGGACCTCTGGTACACCGGAGAACAGCTGGGGGGcagggaaagaaagggagggagggagagagagggggtggggttagagagaaggatggatggatgaggaggagagagagatattacaCAAATCTGGATGTGGCATAGAAGCTGGGCAAAACTAAAAATGGAGACATCATAAGATTAAATATGTTGAGGGTTGGGgtaaattccatttcaattccagtcaatacAAAAAGTAAACCAAACTCCAATCAAATTCCAATTTTTCCTCATGAAAAGCATGAAGACAATTGGAATTTTGgtgtactttctgaattgactggaattgaaatagaattgacctCATTTGACCCCTGGTTGAGATGTGACAGCAAGTCATAATGTTAGTGTTTGAATTGTTGAGCAGGTGCCATCTAGGAATCAGAGGTGGATAATGCAGAGAGCCTATTTTAAAGCTCTGGGTTAGGGAATTAGTCTCTTCTACCAGCTGTTGTGCTTGTATGGTGATGTGAATGAAGCTTTTTGGCAGTAGACCAAAtcacaccttattccctatatagtgcactacttttgacaagagttCATATGGCTaaggtaaaaagtagtgcactatatagggaatagtgtgccaagTGGAACAtggccagtggtgtaaagtcCTACTTATGTCGTTttctggggtatctgtactttactttttctatttttgacaacttttacttcactacattcctaaagaaaattatgtactttttactcaatacattttccctgacacccaaaagtgcaTGTTAcactttgaatgcttagcaggacagaacatttgacaattcacacacttatcaagagaacatcccaaATGCCTTGTTTTGAAAtgatgttgtttttttaaattacttttatttaactagttaagaacaaattcttattttaaatgacggcctaggaacagtgggttcaggggcagaacgacagattggtaccttgtcagctctggggtttgaacttgcaaccttccggataCTAGTCTctactctaaccaccaggctaccctgccaccccagtgttggagtgtgaccctggctatgcgtaagcatttttttttttaattgtgcggtctggttttcttaatataaggatATCTTTCTTAAATTATTTgtactttaacttttgatacttagtacatacagtgccttgcgaaagtattcggcccccttgaactttgcgaccttttgccacatttcaggcttcgaacataaagatataaaactgtattttttttgtgaagaatcaacaacaagtgggacacaatcatgaagtggaacgacatttattggatatttcaaactcttttaacaaatcaaaaactgaaagattgggcgtgcaaaattattcagcccccttaagttaatactttgtagcgccaccttttgctgcgattacagctgtaagtcgcttggggtatgtctctatcagttttgcacatcgagagactgacattttttcccattcctccttgcaaaacagctcgagctcagtgaggttggatggagagcatttgtgaacagcagttttcagttctttccacagattctcgattggattcaggtctggactttgacttggccattctaacacctggatatgtttattattgaaccattccattgtagattttgctttatgttttggatcattgtcttgttggaagacaaatctccgtcccagtctcaggtcttttgcaaactccatcaggttttcttccagaatggtcctgtatttggctccatccatcttcccatcaattttaaccatcttccctgtccctgctgaagaaaagcaggcccaaaccatgatgctgccaccaccatgtttgacagtggggatggtgatgagctgtgttgcttttacgccaaacataacgttttgcattgttgccaaaaagttcaattttggtttcatctgaccagagcaccttcttccacatgtttggtgtgtctcccaggtggcttgtggcaaactttaaacaacactttttatggatatctttaagaaatggctttcttcttgccactcttccataaaggccagatttgtgcaatatatgactgattgttgtcctatggacagagtctcccacctcagctgtagatctctgcagttcatccagagtgatcatgggcctcttggctgcatctctgatcagtcttctccttgtatgagctgaaagtttagagggacggccaggtcttggtagatttgcagtggtctgatactcctttcatttcaatattatcgcttgcacagtgctccttgggatgtttaaagcttgggaaatctttttgtatccaaatccggctttaaacttcttcacaacagtatctcggacctgcctggtgtgttccttgttcttcatgatgctctctgcgcttttaacggacctctgagactatcacagtgcaggtgcatttatacggagacttgattacacacaggtggattgtatttatcatcattagtcatttaggtcaacattggatcattcagagatcctcactgaacttctggagagagtttgctgcactgaaagtaaaggggctgaataattttgcacacccaatttttcagtttttgatttgttaaaaaagtttgaaatatccaataaatgtcgttccacttcatgattgtgtctcacttgttgttgattcttcacaaaaaaatacagttttatatctttatgtttgaagcctgaaatgtgtcaaaaggtcgcaaagttcaagggggccgaatactttcgcaaggcactgtaaaaatataaatacttttagactcttactctagtattttactgggtgactttcacttttacttgagtcattttctattaaggtatctttacttttcccCAAGTATGACAATCGAGTACTTTTCCCACCAATGGACATTCCTGGTTTTGGTGTTTGAACCTCCTGCTCTGTTTTGAGACAGAAAGAAATGGGATTAGGAAAGGAGATTATGCCAAAAGGAGACCATATTGCCAGGccatctttgtaaataagaatttgttcttaactgacttgcctagataaaggttaaataaaaatacatacaaattgGAGTTGCAACTGTTCCAATCGTTCTATCAACTGTTTTAGGACTCTTGATGTTAATGACATGGCCATGTCTAATCCTGCTTTATGTCATTCCTGCTCAGTGTGTCTTCATCTTtctctaaacacacacacgcgcacagggACTCACCCGTTCCCCGCGTCGTGGTTCCAGCCCTCGATGGCGCTCAGCTCGTTGTCGGACAGGGAGACGCGCAGCGGGACGACAGGAGCCCACACGGACAGACACAGGGACCCACTGAGCGTGCCCAGGAGAAACTCCACCCCTACACAGGTGCTGCCCACCCCTGATTCACTTCCGTCCACGAAGAGGGTGGAGCAATCGCTTGACACCTGTTGAATAAAGTCAGAGGGTGATAAAAGGGAGTGGAGGATTGTGGGTCAAATCAATCTAAACCAATCaacttgtatttgtcacatgcttagtaaaacaacaggtgtacactaacagtgaagtgcttacttacgggcccttcccaacagtgcagagagaaaaatatacaAATAACAACAAGAGGAATAAATGCACAAttagtaacgataacttggctaaaTACTAAGGGCACCGGTAcccagtcgatgtgcaggggtgtgtggtagttgaggtagatgtgtgcatgtaggtagggttaaagtgactaggcaacaggatagataataaacagtagcagcagcaaaaggggggtcaatgcagatagtcccgatagatatttggttaactatttagcagtcttatggcttgggggtagaagctgttacgggtcctgttggttccagacttggtgcatcggtaccacctgccgtgcggtagcagagagaacagtctatgacttgggtggacggagtctttgaccattttttgggccttccccTGACACCACCTGgcatagaggttctggatggcagggagctcggccccagttgTGCACTCGTTTGCCTCTCTTGCGCCGTCGCTTCCTCTTTCGCGTCCCAGGGATTAGGGTTAGTCCAGAGGTGCCGACGTCCAGAGGTGCCGACGTCCAGAGGTGCCGACGTCCAGAGGTGCCGACGTCCAGAGGTGCCAACTCGTTGACGTAGAAATTGTCATCCCAATCgaggttagtgattgctgttctgatgtACAGAAGCTGATTTCGGTCATAGGAAATGATGGCGGAGACGTTATGTACTAAAAAAGTAAATATTGGCGTACaaaaaaacacagaaaacaaCAGCATTGGACAGGAgccctgtgcgtgtgtgtgtgtgtacagtatgtagagTCGTGTCtgcttaccttgacgatatcATCGTTGGACGACTGGCACTTCACCGCCGCGGTGATATCCGACACCTTCCCGTCATGCCCCACTGCCAGCACAATGACAGGAAGTGACACGGGCTCGCTGGTCAAGATGGCCGTGTTGATGATCATGCCACTCTGTGTGTTGGTGACAACAAGTTTAGCTTTTATTGGCCTTATTTAGGAATTAGCTTTTTTTTAAGGCAGAAACAGTCCACTGCAACACTAAGAGATCCATAGCTGTATGGATATGTGCTGTAGCTATCACATTATCCATTAGTCTACTGCatagtacatacatacagaccaTGTAACAAGAAGAAACCAATTTCCCGGACTAAGAGTTTTGGACAAAGAGGcatgttcaatggagattctGTGTCCCGGGAAACTGACCCTGATTGAGTAACGTTCCACCTACTTCAGTTATGGGAGAGATGCCCACGATCTCTCTGTCAGTGAAGGAGAAGCTGCTCACGACTCCGCCGTGTGGTGGCGGAGGGTTTTTACGGCCTGAGTACTCTACCCGCCAGCTGGCCGATACCGTCATGGCAACCCCAAAACTCCTGCGCAAGCCGTCCACTGACAGACAGGCAACCTGCTGCGGAGCAgcgggactgagggagaggaggcggcgacagaagaaagagggagggacaaggagtggggaggagagagagagagagagagtcgggaTGAATAGGTGGGGAGAGTAAGAAGAAAGCCCTTTGATGGAAATAAATCACATATGTTGGAATATTTTAACAGAGTGATATTCTCTCACATATGTGGTATCACTTGCACGCAATATGAATAATGTATATAGTCAAAAATGTAACCGACGTGTCACAAACCGGTTAAATTGAATTACGTTCCTTCACTGAGGTAATATTGTGCCTGAGTAATATTGTACAGTAATATATATGATGAAGTAATACCCGACGTTGTCCATGTGTCTGGCTAGTTTGTGGCAGATGATGGAGATGACATCATGTTTGGAGCCCTGGGTTCTCTCCAGGTTCACAACCCAGAGGTCAGAGTTCAGGGAGCGCTGGGCCACCAGAGACAAAAGGCCTTTCTTCACCTTCAGCCTGGAATAGATACATACAGATATAGTGTGACTCAGTGTTTGTCGCCCTGAATAAGAGCATCTGGGAAATGACTAAAAATGGAAATTAAGACCACTTTATTGTTCAAATGACATTTGACTTCcacttttaacccaacccctctgaaagacACATACACAGGTTCTGGAGAGGAGCTGGGGGCTGTCACACTAGGCGCCCGTTGGGCTGTTGTTGTGGGGGGAGttacgtgccttgctcaagggcacagcagcagacaatggcatctaggatttggtaccagcaaccctccggttgccagctcacttccTGGCTGGTTTTTCCCATCGGACCCAGGAATGGAAGTGGCAACCCTCCTGGCTCTCCTCTCTAACCGCTGTGCGACCTGCCGTCCCCAACGTACAtgtactacatactgtatacatactATTCAGACTAGACAGATACACTGGCAATGAGAGACATGGTTTGATATCGAAATATGAACACAGTATTTATCAGTAAAAGAGAAGGACCTGCACACTGCTATGTTCCTATATGTGTTTAGGTCGTCATCAGTTCTCCCTTTTCAATTTGCTGGATTATCACGTAACAAAGACTTACCGGATAACAACAAACTCTGCACTGAAATTGGCCATCAGGTTCACAGAAACCCCAATTGGCTGTCCCGCTCGGACTGGTCCCCTGCGATAGCGAATCAGCACGTTGGAATCCAACCgtagctcctcctcttcctgtccatTGCAACAGCCTATTTCCTCTTTGGTTCTGTTGGCCTCGTTCCGCTTATTATCCTCCCTCAGAGTCACAGCTGCTATATAAAACAACTCTCTCTGAGACTGGGGTAATTTGTCTTGCACACACCTAGGGGGCGTTAGTTTGAGGTTGGACGCCGTGCCGAACAATGAGTAGTACAGCTGGATGCGGTCGCCGGCGTGGGCGGGGCTGTATCGGAGAGCGCCTGGGAAGGGGATGCCACCGGCTCCAACGACGACAACACCCTCATGCCGTCGTCCCCGATTACGAGTGCGGTGTCGGTGTGTGCGCCTGGCACGCTGTTTGGGGCTGAGGTAGGGCTGGCTGGTCTGGCCCGCCTCAAACCAGTCCTTAGGTAGGGCCAGGGtcaccacacacagacccagtggaggctgggaaggggagaggaagaatGGATGATTGGTGAGCATTTGTGAGCATTTGGCGTCATACTTTATATAGAACAAGTATCATACTTTATATAGAAGAAGTGTCATACTTTATATAGAACAAGTATCATACTTTATATAGAAGAAGTGTCATACTTTATATAGAACAGGTGTCATACTTTATGTAGAACAGAACATTTCAGTGTATTGGCCAGTGTAACAAACACACGACATGACATATCCATCATTCAGAGTCCCAAAGAAGACGTTTAGTCCGGCTTCAGTCTTTTGAATGGCCACAGGTGACGGTGGCTGAATATAGTGTGTGGCACGAACACACCTGTGTGACACACGAAGCCTTCTGCTCCTCGGTCTCTTTGAAGGCGTGGAGGGTGATACAGCGCCCCCTGCTGGTGTCCCCTCGTACGTGGAACAACACCCGCACCCtgtacctctcctttcctccttcatccccctctctctccacgtgtttagagaggagagacgcagtcagaggaggggagagggggaggatgggcccAGAGAccagctggggagagagagagagagggttaaactGTTAAAGAGAGGGCTAGAGGAAGAGCTCTGCGTTACATATGATCTTGCAACTTCTTAGGACACGCAGGAATAATATGAAATCTATGGAACTAATTCTCCAAAAGTTTAAGTCGAGATCTAGCATTCTGCTAATTGTCAAGGATCCCTATCCCAATTGATTTACCTGGCTGACAGAGTAAGGCCCGAATGAAGCCCGAACCCCCGCTTTGGAGGCTGTCCCAGCCGGAGGCACCATGAGCAGGGACTGGGTGAAGGCGAAGGGGCTGGAGTTGGAGAACAGTGGGCCAAGATCAGCCTGCGACAGGGGCAGAGCGTGCCAGGGAGGGGGGACAATGATTTTggccaggagggagagagggaggggaggctggGCATGGGATGTGTGTACTGGTGGATGAGATAAAGAGATCgacagaaaaggagaggagggaaatattgactggtttgtgtctctttctctttggTATATTTCACATCAATTTCACATAAATTGTTAGGCCTACACCTACTGTAAATCACAAATATCAGCTATTTTAAACACGTGAAAAGGGTAGCAGATAAATTGTTGGTATATATACACTCATAAAAAACGTATATATCAATACAATAGATTTttcatacaaaaataaataaaaaacgtatTTTCGATACAATAGATTTTTTGAAGAAAAATAACCTCACTCACCGACTACTAGGAGCGAATAGAGCACGAGAGCCttcacaccctctctcccccacgaTGCACCGGGGCAGCTGAGCTCACCCATCACTGCACCCCTGAAGGATCCAGAAACACCACACAACCCCAAAAGTGTTGTAACATCCTTACAGCTCTGAGGTGTTGAGAGGTGTTGAAAGGTGTTGCGAGGTGTTGAGAGGTGTTGCGAGGTGTTGCGAGGTGTTGCAAGGTATTGAGAGGTGTTGAGAGGTGTTGAGAGGTGTTGCGAGGTGTTGAGAGGTGTTGCGAGGTGTTAAGAGGTGTTAAGAGGTGTTGAAAGGTGTTGAGAGGTGTTGAGAGGTGTTGAGAGGTGTTGCAAGGTGTTGAGAGATGTTGAGAGGTGTTGAGGGGTGTTGAGGGGTGTTGAGAGGTGTTGCGAGGTGTTGAGAGATGTTGAGAGGTGTTGAGGGGTGTTGACAGGTGTTGGGAGGTGTTGCGAGGTGTTGAGAGATGTTGAGAGGTGTTGAGAGGTGTTGCTAGGTGTTGCAAGGTGTTGCGAGGTGTTGAGAGGTGTTGATGGTTGTTGAGGGGTGTTGAGAGATGTTGAGAGGTGTTGAGGGGTGTTGACAGGTGTTGGGAGGTGTTGCGAGGTGTTGAGAGATGTTGAGAGGTGTTGAGAGGTGTTGCTAGGTGTTGCAAGGTGTTGCGAGGTGTTGAGAGGTGTTGATGGTTGTTGAGGGGTGTTGAGAGATGTTGAGAGGTGTTGAGAGGTGTTgagaggtgttgtgaggtgttgagAGGTGTTGCAAGGTGTTGAGAGGTGTTGAGAGGTGTTGCGAGGTGTTGAGAGGTGTTGCGAGGTGTTGCGAGGTGTTGAGAGATGTTGAGAGGTGTTGAGAGGTGTTGCAAGGTGTTGAGAGGTGTTGAGAGGTGTTGCGAGGTGTTGAGAGGTGTTGCGAGGTGTTGCGAGGTGTTGAGAGGTGTTGAGAAGTGTTGAGGGGTGTTGAGAGGTGTTGAGAGGTGTTGAGAGGTGTTGCTAGGTGTTGCGAGGTGTTGAGAGGTGTTGATGGGTGTTGAGGGGTGTTGAGAGGTGTTGAGAGGTGTTGCGAGGTGTTGAGAGATGTTGAGAGGTGTTGAGAGGTGTTGAGAGGTGTTGAGAGGTGTTGCTAGGTGTTGCGAGGTGTTGAGGGGTGTTGAGAGGTGTTGAGAGGTGTTGAGGGGTGTTGAGAGGTGTTGAGGGGTGTTGCGAGGTTTTGAGAGGTGTTGAGAGGTGTTGCGAGGTGTTGAGAGGTGTTGCGAGGTGTTGAGAGGTGTTGAGAGGTGTTGCTAGGTGTTCATATTTTACATCATTCGGTTATGTAATTATTTCCAAAGTGGTCCCCGCCTGGCAACATAACTCACCAGGCTGTGCTTAACAACATAACTCACCTGGCTGTGCTTGACAACATAACTCACCTGGCTGTGCTTAACAACTTAACTCACCAGGCTGTGCTCAACAACATAACTTACCTGGCTGTGCTTAGCATCATAACTCACCTGGCTGTGCTTAACAACATAACTCACCTGGCTGTGCTTAACAACATGACTCACCTGGCTGTGCTTAACAACATGACTCACCTGGTTGTGCTTAACAACATAACTCACCAGGCTGTGCTTAACAACATGACT
It encodes the following:
- the LOC139374138 gene encoding transmembrane protein 132D; this translates as MGELSCPGASWGREGVKALVLYSLLVVVHTSHAQPPLPLSLLAKIIVPPPWHALPLSQADLGPLFSNSSPFAFTQSLLMVPPAGTASKAGVRASFGPYSVSQLVSGPILPLSPPLTASLLSKHVEREGDEGGKERYRVRVLFHVRGDTSRGRCITLHAFKETEEQKASCVTQPPLGLCVVTLALPKDWFEAGQTSQPYLSPKQRARRTHRHRTRNRGRRHEGVVVVGAGGIPFPGALRYSPAHAGDRIQLYYSLFGTASNLKLTPPRCVQDKLPQSQRELFYIAAVTLREDNKRNEANRTKEEIGCCNGQEEEELRLDSNVLIRYRRGPVRAGQPIGVSVNLMANFSAEFVVIRLKVKKGLLSLVAQRSLNSDLWVVNLERTQGSKHDVISIICHKLARHMDNVGPAAPQQVACLSVDGLRRSFGVAMTVSASWRVEYSGRKNPPPPHGGVVSSFSFTDREIVGISPITESGMIINTAILTSEPVSLPVIVLAVGHDGKVSDITAAVKCQSSNDDIVKVSSDCSTLFVDGSESGVGSTCVGVEFLLGTLSGSLCLSVWAPVVPLRVSLSDNELSAIEGWNHDAGNGCSPVYQRSTVQVLTQFSAQGGQGQLTYLLGSSDWFVDATEMVRNWLRVENPRVAVLDKQSDLIGLHPGKTSVHVISSQWDGVLGSCDVIVTSEPVTPGDLSVQVVGGLGMSINASPAHPAVVTATVTAYNILYHHGQEASISVWLQFSDDSATLLSTFSRGTFALRLSSLAETVVAVMPGPLLRVVAQGEGGGPLLKAELLVTPCKPMANSVDGDLANSKEGSGTRRLAKGSGWIRVNLDTDLRPMGSEEADFELLDMSDMLVESSNRDVKYSNFLDNDIIIGNVTTVKGDDYYDKAGDGMIARNDLERAVLTPNHEESAVYFSPGVEREREGKLEDTELGVGVGAVLSLLCLSVLLFLVNCLPCALRERRMRRKGVNTEGVEGVVKEEGKEGKEEAAKDVAEKNDIVTSYPGVISLHETIPEEKEGQSDQSLDH